Proteins encoded in a region of the Oscillospiraceae bacterium MB24-C1 genome:
- a CDS encoding mechanosensitive ion channel family protein — MFTNFALPEIEVGAITTGKLLPTFLVLLLCLVGIKVLMRLFSRALAKSKVDKTLHTFLHSAVHILLYLLTGLIVADQLEIPITSLIAALSVAGLAISLAVQGALSNVAGGIMILLTKPFVVGDYVEAGEISGTVDEIGLSYTKFMMPDNKTVFVPNSDISAAKIINYTNAAQRRLEIKVTASYDSPTESVKKALFAAAARHEEICADPPVFANISDYKDSCIEYILRAWVPTDDYWTIYFALMEEIREEFEKGAVEMSYPHMNVHLQK; from the coding sequence ATGTTTACGAATTTTGCATTGCCTGAAATAGAAGTTGGTGCCATCACCACAGGCAAGCTGCTGCCGACGTTTTTGGTGCTGCTACTTTGTCTGGTGGGCATAAAGGTGCTAATGCGGCTGTTCTCCCGGGCGCTGGCCAAATCAAAGGTGGATAAAACCTTGCACACCTTTTTGCACTCGGCGGTGCATATTCTACTTTATTTGCTTACAGGGCTCATAGTAGCGGATCAGCTGGAGATTCCGATCACGTCACTGATCGCGGCATTGAGCGTCGCCGGTTTGGCGATTTCGCTGGCGGTACAGGGTGCGCTTTCAAACGTAGCGGGTGGCATCATGATTCTGCTGACCAAGCCGTTTGTGGTTGGCGATTATGTCGAGGCGGGCGAAATTTCGGGTACAGTGGATGAAATTGGCCTGAGCTACACCAAATTTATGATGCCGGACAACAAGACGGTGTTTGTACCCAATAGTGATATTTCCGCCGCCAAAATTATCAATTATACCAACGCAGCGCAGCGTCGGTTGGAAATTAAGGTCACTGCCTCTTACGATAGCCCAACCGAAAGCGTCAAAAAGGCGCTGTTTGCAGCGGCGGCCCGCCATGAAGAGATTTGTGCTGACCCGCCTGTGTTTGCCAACATTTCAGACTATAAGGATTCCTGCATCGAGTATATACTGCGTGCCTGGGTGCCGACAGACGACTATTGGACCATTTATTTTGCGCTTATGGAAGAAATCCGCGAGGAGTTCGAAAAGGGCGCGGTGGAAATGAGCTATCCACATATGAATGTACATCTACAAAAATGA
- a CDS encoding diguanylate cyclase, translated as MKHSALQKFNYILLCLLAASFVIVLMGVVQSGSRLFYSDVSGTQKLLDGWQIVTGGAAPQPVLLSQSYEAADGVTLVTYLDEVGIQQGLVNLVHFKTTPGYMTVRIGDRTIYDCSNTAVGLLAAADIERDHYIPIAADDFGQPLSMTLLPQRGCGTVAVDSALLTTKAGVLMAATLDNLWSICLDFAIMVVGLMMVLAYFVMLRHAHHPAMLWLGMFLGCYSIWNNAYSNVLMALFADQGLCNMLLYVLVGMMGVMWLLFIFFLNKKRHVRIFNFMILLVLLNSVVTLLSSVFLPAATSSNFLLLDITVLLAAFFSLGLLLADYYRYQDIGSHVALGMAGAAGCAIIGLFNTFFGEGFYCNFVFNLGILFFTVCFTVGLVVSGIDTLVLKSRMHTLELAAYRDQLTGCENRRAFDQKLETYRKGDRADALEGLAMAMFDSNNLKIVNDTYGHARGDRLIIDTVDALRHYLGDFGTIYRIGGDEFVVVCDNTDRRALGVALESFDREVNAKGEAGIDVSWGIAYYKPEIDPDPDSVLMRAEHRMYEYKKGCKL; from the coding sequence ATGAAGCATTCCGCGCTGCAAAAGTTCAATTATATCCTACTGTGCTTGCTGGCGGCGAGCTTTGTAATTGTGCTTATGGGCGTGGTTCAAAGCGGGAGCCGGCTTTTTTACAGTGATGTATCCGGCACTCAAAAATTGCTGGATGGATGGCAGATTGTGACGGGCGGTGCTGCGCCCCAACCAGTCTTGTTGTCACAAAGTTATGAGGCTGCCGACGGCGTGACGCTTGTGACCTATCTCGATGAAGTAGGCATCCAGCAGGGGCTGGTGAACTTAGTACATTTTAAAACCACCCCGGGCTATATGACGGTTCGCATTGGCGACAGAACCATTTATGACTGTTCCAATACAGCGGTCGGGCTTTTGGCAGCGGCCGATATTGAACGCGATCATTATATTCCCATAGCGGCTGACGATTTTGGCCAGCCCCTGAGCATGACGCTGCTGCCTCAGCGCGGTTGCGGCACGGTGGCGGTTGATTCGGCACTGTTGACCACCAAGGCCGGGGTGCTGATGGCGGCAACTTTAGATAACCTTTGGAGCATCTGCCTCGATTTTGCCATTATGGTCGTGGGGCTGATGATGGTGCTGGCCTATTTTGTCATGCTGCGCCATGCACATCACCCTGCCATGCTGTGGTTGGGGATGTTTTTAGGTTGCTATTCCATTTGGAACAATGCTTATTCCAACGTTCTGATGGCGCTGTTTGCCGACCAGGGGCTTTGCAATATGCTGCTGTATGTTCTGGTTGGTATGATGGGCGTAATGTGGCTGTTGTTCATATTTTTCCTGAATAAAAAGCGACATGTTCGGATTTTTAATTTTATGATATTGCTGGTTTTGCTCAATTCGGTGGTCACCTTGTTGAGTTCCGTGTTTTTACCGGCTGCCACAAGCAGCAATTTTTTGCTGTTGGATATTACGGTGTTGCTCGCTGCTTTTTTTAGCCTGGGTTTGCTGTTGGCCGACTATTACCGATATCAGGATATTGGCTCCCATGTGGCGCTTGGTATGGCTGGCGCAGCGGGCTGTGCTATAATCGGATTATTCAATACTTTTTTCGGCGAAGGTTTTTACTGTAATTTTGTATTTAACCTCGGTATTTTGTTTTTTACCGTTTGCTTTACTGTTGGGCTGGTGGTCAGCGGCATTGATACGCTGGTGCTTAAAAGTAGAATGCATACGCTGGAGCTAGCGGCCTATCGAGATCAGCTGACCGGGTGTGAGAACCGCCGCGCCTTCGACCAAAAACTTGAAACCTATCGTAAGGGGGATCGCGCCGACGCGCTCGAGGGTCTGGCGATGGCGATGTTCGATTCCAATAATCTGAAAATTGTCAACGATACTTACGGACACGCGCGGGGCGACCGCCTGATTATTGATACCGTCGATGCATTGCGGCACTATTTAGGCGATTTCGGCACCATTTATCGTATTGGTGGTGACGAGTTTGTGGTGGTTTGTGACAATACCGACCGCCGCGCACTGGGGGTAGCGCTCGAGTCCTTTGACCGAGAGGTCAATGCAAAGGGAGAAGCGGGCATTGACGTCTCGTGGGGCATCGCTTATTATAAGCCGGAGATAGACCCCGACCCCGACAGCGTGCTGATGCGTGCAGAACACCGGATGTATGAATATAAGAAGGGGTGCAAGCTGTGA
- a CDS encoding 3'-5' exonuclease — MLEKAQADRYLALRRALIEKRFSKMNDMQRAAVLTTEGPLLILAGAGSGKTTVLINRIANLLLFGRGYNSGNVPFYVDEAALGWLEQAARGEVSDDSRLSRFLADSPPRPWEIMAITFTNKAAAELKSRLSAMLGEEIGGQVHASTFHSTCVRMLRADIDRLGYRSGFAIYDSDDSQKVVKDIIKAQNLDDKQFPARSVLSKIGEFKDMLETPAQTMRRAEAASDFRLKKLAKLYDAYQKRLFEANALDFDDIITLTVRLFSEHPDVLEKYQRRYRYVMVDEYQDTNRSQYKLVSQLAGGSNNLCVVGDDDQSIYRFRGATIENILSFEQQYEGARVIRLEQNYRSTQNILTAANEVIAKNTARKGKTLWTAAGDGDKLVVYTAYDERDEAAAIADIINREHDKGGRSYSDCAVLYRMNAQSQTVESALVSAGIPYKVVGGTRFFDRKEIRDMVAYLSVLHNPADTLRLMRIINEPKRGIGDATVTSAQEIADVLGVGLFEVLQNAEEYAPLQRKSKPLMQFAAMMSGLMESAGLLPLDELLDELLEETGYRAMLLAEGVQGQTRLENIEELKTTMKRYESETEEPSLGGFLEEVALYTDLDSYDADTDSVTLMTMHAAKGLEFPVVFLPGMEEGLFPSTRSFADPEQLEEERRLAYVGITRAKEKLVMLCTKRRMLFGQTLYGRESRFLCDIAPGLVSREGRKPAPTAQSARTPEPVSFGAFGKTAAQAAAESARAGTGFGAAPKPAPAEKAGFDLAKGDRVMHRVFGGGTVISVTPMGGDHMLEVRFDKVGVKKIMAAFARLQKL, encoded by the coding sequence ATGCTGGAGAAGGCACAGGCCGATCGATATCTGGCGCTAAGACGCGCACTGATTGAGAAACGATTTTCTAAGATGAACGACATGCAGCGCGCTGCGGTGTTGACCACCGAGGGGCCGCTGCTTATTTTAGCGGGTGCGGGTAGCGGAAAAACCACTGTTCTGATCAACCGTATCGCGAACCTTTTGCTGTTCGGCAGGGGGTATAACAGCGGCAACGTGCCGTTTTACGTGGATGAGGCGGCGCTGGGCTGGCTGGAACAGGCCGCACGCGGCGAGGTTTCGGACGACAGCAGGCTCTCGCGCTTTTTGGCCGACAGCCCGCCCCGCCCATGGGAGATTATGGCGATCACCTTTACAAACAAGGCGGCGGCCGAGCTTAAAAGCCGCCTTTCCGCCATGCTGGGTGAGGAGATTGGCGGTCAGGTGCATGCCTCGACCTTCCATTCCACCTGTGTACGCATGCTGCGCGCCGACATCGACCGGCTGGGCTACCGCAGTGGCTTTGCCATTTACGATTCAGATGATTCACAGAAGGTCGTCAAGGACATCATCAAGGCGCAAAACCTAGACGACAAGCAGTTTCCGGCACGCAGTGTGCTTTCAAAAATCGGCGAGTTTAAGGATATGCTCGAAACGCCCGCTCAGACGATGAGAAGGGCCGAGGCCGCCAGCGACTTCCGCCTGAAAAAGCTGGCGAAGCTTTATGACGCGTATCAAAAGCGCCTGTTTGAGGCGAATGCGCTGGATTTTGACGATATCATTACGTTGACGGTACGACTGTTTAGTGAGCATCCCGACGTGCTGGAAAAATATCAGCGCCGCTACCGCTATGTGATGGTGGACGAATATCAGGACACCAACCGCTCACAGTATAAACTGGTTTCGCAGCTGGCGGGGGGCAGCAACAACCTGTGCGTCGTCGGCGATGATGACCAGAGCATCTACCGCTTCCGTGGCGCGACGATTGAGAACATCCTCTCGTTTGAGCAGCAGTACGAGGGCGCGAGGGTTATCCGCTTAGAGCAAAACTATCGCTCGACCCAGAACATCCTGACCGCTGCCAACGAAGTTATTGCCAAAAACACCGCCCGCAAGGGCAAAACGCTGTGGACTGCCGCAGGCGACGGCGACAAGCTGGTGGTTTACACCGCCTATGACGAGCGGGATGAAGCCGCTGCCATCGCCGATATCATCAACCGCGAGCATGACAAGGGGGGACGCAGCTATTCCGATTGCGCTGTGCTTTACCGCATGAACGCCCAGTCGCAGACGGTGGAATCGGCGCTTGTTTCGGCGGGCATCCCCTATAAGGTTGTGGGTGGCACCCGCTTCTTCGACCGCAAGGAGATCCGCGACATGGTCGCCTATTTAAGCGTGCTGCACAACCCCGCCGACACGCTGCGCCTGATGCGCATCATCAACGAACCAAAGCGCGGCATCGGCGACGCGACGGTCACCTCGGCGCAGGAGATTGCCGACGTGCTGGGCGTGGGGCTGTTCGAGGTGCTGCAAAACGCTGAAGAATACGCGCCCTTGCAACGCAAATCGAAACCCCTGATGCAGTTCGCGGCCATGATGTCCGGCCTGATGGAATCTGCTGGGCTGCTGCCGCTCGATGAGCTTTTGGATGAGCTGCTGGAGGAGACCGGCTACCGCGCCATGCTGCTGGCTGAGGGCGTTCAGGGTCAGACCCGCTTAGAGAACATTGAGGAACTTAAAACGACTATGAAGCGCTATGAGTCTGAGACCGAGGAGCCGTCGCTGGGCGGATTTCTCGAGGAGGTGGCGCTTTACACCGATCTGGACAGCTACGACGCCGACACCGATTCGGTGACGCTGATGACCATGCATGCCGCAAAGGGTTTGGAGTTCCCGGTGGTGTTCCTGCCCGGAATGGAGGAGGGGTTGTTCCCTTCGACCCGGTCGTTTGCCGACCCCGAACAGCTCGAGGAAGAGCGGCGTTTAGCCTATGTGGGCATCACCCGCGCCAAAGAGAAGCTGGTGATGTTATGCACAAAGCGGCGCATGCTGTTCGGCCAGACGCTTTATGGCCGTGAATCGCGGTTTTTGTGCGACATCGCCCCCGGGCTGGTTTCTCGTGAAGGCAGAAAGCCCGCCCCCACTGCCCAAAGCGCCAGAACGCCTGAGCCGGTATCGTTTGGCGCATTCGGCAAGACCGCCGCGCAGGCTGCTGCTGAATCGGCACGCGCTGGCACCGGATTTGGAGCAGCGCCCAAGCCCGCGCCCGCCGAAAAGGCCGGGTTTGATCTGGCGAAGGGCGACCGTGTTATGCACCGCGTGTTTGGTGGCGGCACCGTCATTTCGGTTACGCCAATGGGCGGCGACCATATGCTTGAAGTGCGGTTTGACAAAGTGGGAGTCAAGAAGATTATGGCTGCCTTTGCCCGGCTGCAAAAGCTTTAA
- a CDS encoding methyl-accepting chemotaxis protein, with product MNKFKSLKTKLIVCITAIVFLTAILNLFVGIFASKKSITQNVESDLRSIGQTAEVAISSSLNNVKLGIQSVAKLDVIGRFGTPESEVLRTLDRQKEVLGYQSLSIVDKNGKIISSNADLNGKSVLDQEYFKKAQAGETYVSPTTYDINGELCIIACTPVSNSNRYTGVVLATLDPQFYTDIVRNIVVGKTGNVFMLDKEGAMIASKNPDLINNRTNFIEKANTDPSFATAAVVYKNMIAGKSDVETYAYATGDRICYYAPINDTDGLSYGVVAPISEMTATIWYTIAGLGISSLLCIILGIIFALLIANTIANPIALVCRRLELLADGDLKTDTVKVNAKDETGILASSLNKTVLSLRNYITDITDTLNEISQGNMLVQIQGDFEGDFAPIKESLVTITESLNSVLSDINQASDQVSSGSAQVSTSAQALAQGATEQASSIQELSATITEISDQVNKNSTNAANANENVKQVRAEIEVSNKHMAEMLNAMSQINDSSSEIGKIIKTIEDIAFQTNILALNAAVEAARAGSAGKGFAVVADEVRNLASKSAEAAKNTTALIENSIDQVESGTKIANATAKSLLDVVENMKAVSETVAQISQASKQQSNAINQVTLGVDQISSVVQTNSATAEESAAASEELSGQAQTMKELVGQFKLENKTDHYLNDYVEQEDYEDISVNSKY from the coding sequence ATGAACAAGTTTAAATCTCTCAAGACAAAACTAATCGTATGTATCACTGCAATCGTTTTTTTAACTGCAATTCTTAATCTATTTGTTGGCATTTTTGCTAGCAAAAAGAGTATTACTCAAAATGTAGAAAGTGATTTACGCTCTATTGGACAGACTGCTGAAGTAGCTATCTCTAGTTCTTTAAATAATGTAAAATTAGGTATTCAGTCGGTAGCGAAGTTAGATGTAATTGGAAGATTTGGCACGCCTGAGTCGGAGGTGCTGCGTACACTTGATCGGCAAAAGGAAGTACTAGGCTATCAATCTTTAAGCATCGTGGATAAAAACGGTAAGATTATCAGCAGCAACGCTGATCTAAACGGCAAGAGTGTTCTAGATCAGGAGTATTTCAAAAAAGCACAGGCGGGCGAAACCTACGTTTCTCCAACCACTTATGATATTAATGGAGAGCTATGCATTATTGCCTGTACGCCAGTTTCTAATTCCAACCGCTATACAGGCGTAGTATTGGCGACCCTTGATCCTCAGTTTTACACCGACATTGTAAGAAACATTGTGGTCGGAAAAACCGGAAATGTGTTTATGCTTGACAAAGAAGGCGCCATGATAGCAAGCAAAAACCCAGATCTAATCAATAACAGAACAAATTTCATTGAGAAAGCAAACACCGACCCCTCCTTTGCTACCGCTGCGGTGGTTTACAAAAACATGATTGCGGGCAAAAGCGACGTAGAAACTTATGCGTATGCAACAGGGGACAGAATTTGCTACTATGCACCTATTAATGATACCGATGGGTTGTCCTATGGCGTTGTGGCGCCCATTTCTGAAATGACGGCGACTATTTGGTATACCATTGCCGGCCTTGGTATATCTTCTTTATTGTGCATTATCTTGGGAATTATCTTTGCATTGCTGATCGCGAATACCATCGCGAACCCCATCGCTCTTGTTTGCCGCAGATTGGAGCTTTTAGCGGACGGCGATTTAAAAACCGACACCGTGAAAGTAAACGCCAAGGATGAAACCGGCATTTTGGCCTCTTCACTTAATAAAACAGTCCTGTCGTTAAGAAATTACATTACAGACATTACCGATACCTTAAATGAGATTTCGCAGGGTAATATGCTTGTGCAGATTCAAGGGGATTTCGAGGGCGACTTTGCCCCCATCAAAGAGTCTCTGGTCACCATCACAGAGTCACTTAATTCTGTCTTGTCAGATATTAATCAAGCCTCAGATCAGGTTTCAAGCGGTTCTGCGCAAGTATCCACCAGCGCACAGGCTTTAGCGCAGGGTGCAACCGAACAAGCCAGCTCCATCCAGGAGCTTTCTGCAACAATTACTGAAATATCCGATCAGGTAAATAAAAACTCGACTAATGCTGCTAATGCAAATGAAAATGTAAAGCAGGTAAGAGCTGAAATAGAAGTAAGTAATAAACATATGGCTGAGATGTTAAATGCAATGTCTCAGATTAATGATTCATCCAGCGAAATCGGAAAAATTATTAAAACCATTGAAGACATCGCTTTCCAGACTAATATTCTTGCACTGAATGCAGCGGTAGAAGCGGCAAGGGCCGGTTCTGCAGGCAAAGGCTTTGCGGTTGTTGCGGATGAAGTTAGAAATCTGGCAAGCAAAAGTGCTGAAGCGGCAAAGAACACCACAGCGTTAATTGAAAATTCTATAGATCAAGTAGAAAGCGGCACAAAAATTGCGAATGCAACCGCCAAATCTCTTCTCGATGTTGTAGAAAATATGAAGGCTGTTTCGGAGACAGTGGCGCAAATTTCGCAAGCTTCAAAACAACAGTCAAATGCAATTAATCAGGTAACGCTGGGCGTCGATCAAATTTCTTCGGTCGTACAAACAAACTCAGCAACAGCCGAAGAAAGTGCCGCGGCAAGCGAAGAACTGTCCGGACAAGCCCAAACCATGAAAGAACTTGTTGGTCAATTCAAATTAGAGAATAAAACCGATCATTATTTAAATGATTATGTTGAGCAAGAAGATTACGAAGATATAAGTGTCAATAGCAAATACTAG
- a CDS encoding ATP-binding protein: MNDCLNGVIARAEQAVPSKETYLKDGLRYCQSCHTPRQHTVTLFGEQRTVPVMCRCLKEKEAIRKREAERQEQNAERSRLRSLCFSEPALSGCRFEQAQPSALIDRARRYAKRFDQLYRENIGAMFTGEVGSGKTFAAACVANALIDRCIPVRMISLPLLLVQLQSRWEKAALLNEFATCSLLILDDLGSERSSDYALEQLFLVIDTRYRTGKPLIITTNLTAEELKNPADLRYERIYDRILELCVTVVAPGHSRREEVRQHKRQRALALLGEEEKS, encoded by the coding sequence ATGAACGACTGTTTAAACGGCGTGATTGCCCGTGCAGAACAGGCTGTTCCCAGCAAGGAGACCTACCTCAAGGACGGGCTGCGCTATTGCCAAAGCTGTCACACACCCCGCCAGCACACCGTCACGCTGTTTGGGGAGCAACGCACTGTACCGGTGATGTGCCGCTGCCTAAAGGAGAAGGAAGCGATTAGAAAGCGCGAGGCCGAGCGCCAGGAGCAAAACGCCGAGAGAAGCCGACTGCGAAGCCTTTGCTTTAGCGAACCGGCGCTGTCTGGCTGCCGCTTTGAACAAGCGCAGCCAAGCGCGCTGATTGATCGGGCGCGGCGTTATGCAAAGCGGTTTGACCAGCTTTATCGCGAAAATATTGGGGCAATGTTCACCGGCGAGGTGGGCAGCGGCAAAACTTTTGCGGCGGCCTGCGTAGCCAATGCGCTTATCGACCGATGTATTCCGGTGCGGATGATTTCGCTGCCACTGCTGCTGGTTCAATTGCAGAGCCGGTGGGAAAAAGCGGCGCTGCTAAACGAGTTTGCGACGTGTAGCCTGTTGATTCTGGACGACTTGGGCAGTGAACGCAGTTCGGACTATGCGCTTGAGCAGCTTTTTTTGGTTATTGACACGCGTTACCGCACAGGTAAGCCACTGATTATCACCACCAACCTCACAGCTGAGGAATTGAAAAATCCGGCGGATTTGCGCTATGAACGTATTTATGACCGTATTTTGGAGCTGTGTGTGACGGTGGTTGCGCCCGGGCACAGCCGCCGCGAAGAGGTACGGCAACATAAACGCCAGCGTGCGCTTGCACTGTTGGGAGAGGAGGAAAAATCTTGA
- a CDS encoding phage terminase large subunit — protein sequence MDEIRLTQLIAPAFDAVHEDVKAACHTHYWLKGGRGSTKSSFISLELLLCLMRDAREGIFTHAIVLRRYSVTLRESVFAQLLWAVGALGVQTLWEPSLSPLKLTYLPSGQSILFRGLDDAAKLKSVKAERGYIKYAWFEEVNELEGMEKIRSVLQSVNRGGERFINFYSFNPPKSQGDWVNREVVEAGLRSDTLVHHSDYRSVPREWLGEQFLAEASHLAQVRPEAYRHEYLGEAVGTGGEVFKNVTLRELTPQEVARFDNLRRGIDWGYAADPFAYNVCHFDAARRRLFLFFEVHALRISNRAAAQRIKKEAGAARIICDSAEPKSIDEMKGYGLRVAGAKKGPDSVSYGIKWLSDLEEIVIDPVRCPESAREFCGYAIGRDREGRLLSQYPDRDNHHIDAVRYACEGDMTRRGVKF from the coding sequence ATGGATGAGATTAGGCTGACGCAGCTTATCGCCCCGGCGTTTGACGCGGTGCATGAGGACGTGAAAGCTGCGTGCCACACCCACTATTGGCTAAAGGGTGGCCGCGGTTCGACAAAATCCTCCTTCATCAGCTTGGAACTGCTGCTTTGCCTGATGCGCGACGCACGTGAGGGCATTTTCACACACGCTATTGTTTTGCGCCGATATTCGGTGACGCTAAGAGAATCGGTGTTCGCACAGCTACTGTGGGCGGTGGGGGCGCTGGGGGTGCAGACGCTGTGGGAGCCTTCGCTTTCGCCCTTAAAGCTGACCTATCTGCCGAGCGGGCAAAGCATTTTGTTCCGCGGGCTGGACGATGCGGCCAAGCTTAAATCGGTTAAGGCAGAGCGCGGGTATATTAAATACGCCTGGTTTGAGGAGGTCAACGAGCTGGAGGGGATGGAAAAAATCCGCAGTGTGCTTCAATCGGTCAACCGAGGCGGTGAGCGGTTTATCAATTTCTATTCCTTTAACCCGCCCAAATCTCAGGGCGACTGGGTCAACCGCGAGGTGGTTGAAGCTGGGCTGCGTAGTGACACGCTGGTGCATCATTCCGATTACCGCAGTGTACCGCGCGAGTGGCTGGGCGAGCAGTTTTTGGCGGAGGCTTCGCATCTGGCACAGGTTCGACCCGAGGCGTACCGGCACGAATATTTAGGCGAGGCGGTGGGTACCGGCGGCGAGGTCTTTAAAAACGTGACACTGCGCGAGTTGACCCCACAGGAGGTGGCGCGGTTTGATAACCTGCGCCGTGGCATTGACTGGGGCTATGCCGCCGACCCATTTGCCTATAACGTCTGTCACTTCGACGCGGCGCGCCGACGGTTGTTCCTGTTCTTCGAGGTGCATGCGCTACGCATTTCTAATCGGGCGGCGGCTCAACGCATCAAAAAAGAAGCCGGGGCGGCGCGAATTATCTGCGACTCGGCCGAGCCTAAGAGCATTGATGAGATGAAAGGCTATGGCCTGCGGGTGGCGGGAGCGAAAAAGGGGCCCGATTCGGTGAGCTATGGCATCAAGTGGCTCTCCGACCTTGAGGAAATTGTTATTGATCCGGTGCGCTGCCCCGAATCCGCACGGGAGTTTTGCGGCTATGCCATTGGCAGGGACCGCGAGGGACGGCTTTTGTCACAATATCCCGATCGGGACAACCACCATATTGACGCCGTCCGCTATGCCTGTGAGGGGGATATGACCCGGCGGGGGGTGAAGTTTTGA
- a CDS encoding phage portal protein → MPKLLEKLLRESEDAHAKKAALAREARSYYENNNAVCRSGAAAIAEVNGYLRKLGKNPLHSADNRIPTNWHRIITDQKIGYLLTYPPQLDAPGNELAAKELVKALGGDYPKVAKLLGVDATNCGAGWLAYWYDANDAFCYWPVPPEQIRPVYDSDSIKPRLKYLIRSVNSPNSKTMRHELWTDHDVTYYTVGENGVIARDATMGENGVMAHRYGAIPFIEFRNNGDGVGDLPMYRALVDAIDKLVSGFANDIDDMQEIIWVIKNYAGETAETDYDQNGNPVPREIDLLQKLKAKKLISVDGDGGVDTLRGEIPFEARCAFLDILIRQLYISAMAVNPFPDAIGQASGVYIDFLYSLLELKAGLMETEFRSGFDALAKAALHCGRLPDAQIEQVWTRNKPRNESEVVQMISGTDSTVLSNETKTKAHPLAENWQQERARIAREQGA, encoded by the coding sequence ATGCCAAAGCTCTTGGAAAAGCTGTTGCGTGAGTCCGAGGACGCACACGCCAAAAAAGCGGCGCTCGCCCGCGAGGCACGCAGCTATTACGAAAATAATAACGCTGTCTGTCGCAGCGGAGCCGCCGCCATTGCGGAGGTGAACGGCTATCTGCGAAAGCTCGGCAAAAATCCGCTGCATTCGGCGGACAATCGAATCCCAACCAACTGGCACCGCATCATCACCGACCAGAAGATTGGCTATCTGCTGACCTACCCGCCGCAGCTCGATGCCCCCGGCAATGAACTGGCCGCAAAGGAACTCGTTAAAGCGCTTGGCGGCGACTACCCAAAGGTGGCAAAGCTTTTGGGTGTAGATGCCACCAACTGCGGCGCGGGCTGGTTGGCCTACTGGTACGACGCAAACGATGCATTTTGCTACTGGCCGGTGCCACCCGAGCAGATCCGCCCGGTGTACGACTCCGATTCCATCAAGCCGAGGCTTAAATATCTGATCCGAAGCGTCAATTCGCCAAACAGTAAAACCATGCGCCACGAGCTTTGGACCGACCACGACGTGACCTATTACACCGTGGGGGAAAACGGCGTAATTGCCCGTGATGCCACGATGGGCGAAAATGGTGTAATGGCGCACCGCTATGGTGCAATTCCGTTCATCGAATTTCGTAACAACGGCGACGGCGTCGGCGATCTGCCGATGTATCGTGCGCTCGTCGATGCCATCGACAAGCTGGTTTCGGGCTTTGCCAACGACATCGACGACATGCAGGAGATTATTTGGGTGATCAAAAACTACGCGGGCGAGACGGCTGAAACCGACTACGACCAAAACGGGAACCCCGTCCCGCGTGAAATTGACCTGCTGCAAAAGCTGAAAGCCAAAAAGCTCATCAGTGTTGACGGCGACGGAGGCGTCGACACGCTGCGCGGCGAGATTCCGTTTGAAGCCCGGTGTGCGTTTTTGGATATTCTGATCCGGCAATTGTACATCTCCGCCATGGCGGTCAACCCGTTCCCAGACGCAATTGGTCAGGCCAGCGGCGTTTACATCGACTTTTTATATTCGCTGTTGGAACTAAAGGCTGGATTGATGGAGACCGAGTTTAGAAGCGGTTTCGACGCGCTGGCTAAGGCGGCGCTGCACTGTGGCCGTCTGCCCGACGCGCAGATTGAGCAGGTTTGGACCCGCAACAAGCCTCGCAATGAATCCGAGGTGGTACAGATGATTTCCGGCACCGATTCGACGGTTCTCTCGAATGAGACCAAGACCAAGGCACATCCACTGGCCGAAAACTGGCAACAGGAGCGCGCACGCATTGCCCGCGAGCAGGGGGCGTAA
- a CDS encoding 4Fe-4S binding protein gives MKKIAVRNIRLCTKDCLCLYVCPTGASDTENSVIDRSSCIGCGACAEACPSGAISMVPLAFPPQQPKSENVTAALRALSQSKTKQEKIALQLAAKSESSVVRQLAEVVAKSNRLMAEDILRESGYMLPQSKNTRDLLKSLLEHPPTSDFPTGVVKRLLELLPLNE, from the coding sequence ATGAAAAAAATTGCCGTCAGAAATATTCGCCTGTGCACCAAGGACTGCCTGTGTCTTTACGTCTGTCCGACCGGCGCCTCCGACACTGAGAACAGCGTCATCGACCGAAGCAGCTGCATCGGCTGCGGTGCCTGTGCCGAGGCTTGCCCTTCCGGCGCCATCTCGATGGTGCCGCTGGCATTTCCGCCCCAGCAGCCAAAGTCAGAAAATGTCACCGCTGCACTGCGCGCTTTATCTCAGAGCAAGACAAAGCAGGAGAAAATCGCCCTGCAGCTCGCCGCAAAATCCGAAAGCTCCGTCGTGCGTCAACTGGCCGAAGTGGTGGCAAAATCAAACCGCCTAATGGCTGAAGATATTCTGCGCGAATCAGGCTATATGCTGCCGCAGAGCAAAAACACCCGCGATTTGCTTAAATCGCTTTTGGAGCATCCCCCCACATCCGATTTCCCAACCGGGGTAGTCAAACGCCTGTTGGAGCTATTACCCTTAAACGAATAA